Proteins found in one Acidimicrobiales bacterium genomic segment:
- a CDS encoding CocE/NonD family hydrolase: MLAAAARLPPAQDRQVSVERDLAAKMADGIILLADRWVAASRSGSSSPPPIVLLRSPYGRRQVGFAGRLFAERGYQAVIQSCRGTFGSGGEFEPFRHEEEDGATTLAWLAEQPWFGGSVFTFGPSYLGMVQWAVAGDPPPWLRAMAPGVTATFFRDAVVYPSDTLGLETMLSWVYQVENQERRPPRVLGSMLRQNRRVAPGFSTLPLADADRQVVGRRVPFFQDWLVHDRPGDPWWKPVDFRAARSTAPPSTFLGGWYDLFLPRQIEDFAALRAAGREALMTIGPWTHASPAGMGTSLRDALGWFAAHGGASGRPAGGAEPGVRLFVMGSGRWVNVPDWPPPATTRLWHLQPGGGLAPDPAPGCAPDHFRFDPSDPTPGIGGASLASRNAGRKDQRRREGRPDVLTYTSAPMAEDVTVAGPLSTDLWFRSSLGHTDVSVRLCVVSAKGRSYNLSDGYRRLRPGDVSPASDSSVHLRIEMWPTAVTFRKGERIRVQVASAAHPLFARNLGTGEPLATGTKMRAADQEVFHDPEHPSVIELPVSPI; encoded by the coding sequence GTGCTCGCCGCTGCCGCCCGGCTGCCGCCGGCGCAGGACCGCCAGGTGAGCGTCGAGCGCGACCTGGCCGCCAAGATGGCGGACGGGATCATCCTCCTGGCCGACCGCTGGGTGGCCGCATCCCGGTCCGGCAGCTCGTCGCCGCCGCCCATCGTCCTGCTCCGATCGCCCTACGGACGGAGGCAGGTGGGGTTCGCGGGACGCCTCTTCGCCGAGCGGGGATACCAGGCGGTGATCCAGAGCTGCCGGGGGACGTTCGGCTCGGGCGGGGAGTTCGAGCCCTTCCGCCACGAGGAGGAGGACGGCGCCACCACCCTGGCGTGGCTGGCCGAGCAGCCGTGGTTCGGCGGCTCCGTGTTCACGTTCGGGCCCAGCTACCTCGGCATGGTCCAGTGGGCGGTGGCCGGGGACCCGCCCCCGTGGCTCAGGGCCATGGCACCGGGGGTCACCGCCACCTTCTTCCGGGACGCGGTGGTCTACCCCTCCGACACGCTCGGGCTGGAGACCATGCTCAGCTGGGTGTACCAGGTCGAGAACCAGGAGCGGCGCCCGCCCCGGGTCCTCGGCTCGATGCTGCGCCAGAACCGGAGGGTGGCACCGGGCTTCTCCACCCTCCCGCTGGCCGACGCCGACCGGCAGGTCGTGGGCCGCCGGGTCCCGTTCTTCCAGGACTGGCTGGTCCACGACCGGCCCGGAGATCCCTGGTGGAAGCCGGTCGACTTCCGCGCCGCCCGGAGCACCGCCCCGCCGTCCACCTTCCTCGGGGGCTGGTACGACCTGTTCCTGCCCCGCCAGATCGAGGACTTCGCCGCCCTGCGCGCCGCCGGCCGGGAAGCCCTGATGACCATCGGGCCGTGGACCCACGCCAGCCCGGCCGGCATGGGCACGAGCCTGCGCGACGCGCTGGGGTGGTTCGCCGCCCACGGCGGGGCCTCCGGGCGGCCGGCCGGCGGGGCGGAGCCCGGGGTGCGCCTGTTCGTCATGGGCAGCGGGCGGTGGGTGAACGTGCCGGACTGGCCTCCCCCGGCCACGACCCGGCTCTGGCACCTGCAGCCGGGCGGGGGCCTGGCCCCGGACCCGGCTCCGGGGTGCGCCCCCGACCACTTCCGCTTCGACCCCTCCGACCCGACGCCCGGCATCGGCGGGGCCTCGCTCGCCTCGCGCAACGCCGGGCGCAAGGACCAGCGCCGGCGGGAGGGCCGGCCCGACGTCCTCACCTACACGAGCGCACCGATGGCCGAGGACGTCACCGTGGCCGGACCACTGAGCACCGACCTGTGGTTCCGGTCCTCCCTCGGGCACACCGACGTGTCGGTCCGGTTGTGCGTGGTCTCCGCCAAGGGCCGGTCGTACAACCTCAGTGACGGTTACCGGCGGCTGCGCCCGGGTGACGTCTCCCCCGCCTCTGACAGCTCCGTCCACCTCCGGATCGAGATGTGGCCCACGGCGGTGACCTTCCGGAAGGGCGAGCGGATCCGGGTGCAGGTGGCCAGCGCCGCCCACCCGCTGTTTGCCCGGAACCTCGGCACGGGCGAGCCGCTCGCCACCGGGACCAAGATGCGCGCCGCCGACCAGGAGGTGTTCCACGACCCGGAGCACCCCTCGGTGATCGAGCTGCCGGTCAGCCCGATCTGA
- a CDS encoding EAL domain-containing protein produces the protein MVSEMARAIHEGQLHLEYQAVTGVADGEWRAVEALLRWKHPRRGRLQPLSFVGVLDHPTVGVLVARQVLLMATDQAATWRAADIEVSVAVNVAPAILPAAVELVAEALEVSGLAPDQLTIEVTERRSPLGARSTRKALLALAHLGVRISLDDFGVDDAGLSRLQLLHFDEIKIDRSFVTRLDTDPTDRTICRFLTDLAHELGSEVVAEGVERGALLDVISDLGVDLVQGFAIHRPEAPESLGRHLHDAGAAGEGRRSDQVDGGFHQAELVGVPDRAWSGSPIPLIDGWDPEM, from the coding sequence GTGGTGTCGGAGATGGCCCGGGCCATCCACGAAGGGCAGCTCCACCTGGAGTACCAGGCAGTGACGGGCGTCGCCGACGGGGAATGGCGCGCGGTGGAGGCACTGCTCCGGTGGAAGCATCCCCGTCGGGGCCGGCTGCAGCCCCTTTCCTTCGTCGGGGTCCTCGACCATCCGACCGTCGGCGTCCTGGTCGCACGCCAGGTGCTGCTCATGGCCACGGATCAGGCTGCCACGTGGAGGGCAGCCGACATCGAGGTCTCGGTGGCCGTGAACGTGGCGCCGGCCATCCTTCCCGCAGCCGTGGAGCTGGTGGCCGAGGCGCTCGAGGTCTCGGGGCTGGCTCCCGACCAGCTGACCATCGAGGTGACCGAGCGCCGGTCACCGCTCGGGGCCCGCTCGACCCGCAAGGCCCTGCTGGCTCTGGCCCACCTCGGGGTCCGCATCAGCCTGGACGACTTCGGCGTCGACGACGCCGGCCTGTCCCGCCTCCAGCTCCTGCATTTCGACGAGATCAAGATCGACCGCTCCTTCGTCACCCGGCTGGACACTGATCCGACCGATCGCACCATCTGCCGGTTCCTCACCGATCTGGCCCACGAGCTCGGGAGCGAGGTGGTGGCCGAGGGCGTCGAGCGCGGCGCGCTGCTGGACGTGATCTCGGACCTCGGGGTCGACCTGGTCCAGGGATTCGCCATCCACCGGCCCGAAGCACCGGAGTCGTTGGGCCGGCATCTTCACGATGCCGGGGCCGCCGGAGAGGGGCGGCGCTCGGACCAGGTCGACGGCGGCTTCCACCAGGCAGAGCTGGTCGGGGTTCCGGACCGAGCATGGTCGGGGAGCCCCATCCCCCTGATTGACGGGTGGGACCCCGAGATGTGA
- a CDS encoding RNA-binding S4 domain-containing protein, with translation MAAAPETVRVDSWIWAVRLLKTRSAATEACRGGHVKVNGTPAKPSAPVRVGDEVAVRVHQRDVVVEVVRLIDKRVGPPVAAECLVDHSPPPPPREPFVPVFERVAGAGRPTKRDRRRMNQLRSD, from the coding sequence ATGGCCGCGGCCCCCGAAACCGTCCGGGTGGACAGCTGGATCTGGGCCGTCCGGCTGCTCAAGACCCGGTCGGCCGCCACCGAGGCGTGCCGCGGGGGCCATGTGAAGGTGAACGGCACCCCGGCCAAGCCCTCGGCCCCGGTCCGGGTGGGGGACGAGGTGGCGGTCCGGGTGCACCAGCGCGACGTGGTCGTCGAGGTGGTGCGCCTGATCGACAAGCGGGTGGGGCCACCGGTTGCCGCCGAATGCCTCGTGGACCACAGCCCCCCACCTCCGCCCCGCGAGCCCTTCGTCCCGGTGTTCGAGCGCGTGGCCGGGGCGGGCCGGCCGACCAAGCGGGACCGCCGGCGCATGAACCAGCTACGGAGCGACTGA